From one Pirellulales bacterium genomic stretch:
- a CDS encoding RNA methyltransferase, protein MPRELVNSIDDPRLEAYRNLKDTNRTRWTGRFIAEGEKLVRRLFASDFAIESVLLSDRFERQLGRWVAPESRLFVVPDALVESLVGFNFHRGILACGRRKPAPRLDQLAPLGGRTTLVVCPNVQDPENLGGILRICAALGGDAVIVGSAAADPFSRRVLRVSMGAALRVPVRQSTNVAEDLRELAGPLGVQLAATVLDPTAEPLAQATRPERFALLLGSEGHGLSAELVELCQRKITIPMQAGTDSLNVAVTAGILLHHFACRGI, encoded by the coding sequence ATGCCGCGCGAGCTTGTCAATTCGATCGACGACCCGCGATTGGAGGCGTATCGAAATCTGAAAGACACGAACCGCACGCGCTGGACAGGCCGATTCATCGCCGAAGGGGAAAAGCTTGTCCGGCGACTGTTCGCCAGCGATTTCGCCATCGAATCGGTGCTGCTGAGCGATCGGTTCGAACGGCAACTCGGGCGGTGGGTGGCGCCGGAATCGCGGCTGTTCGTCGTGCCCGACGCGCTGGTCGAATCGCTCGTGGGGTTCAACTTTCATCGGGGCATCCTGGCTTGCGGACGGCGAAAACCCGCCCCGCGGCTCGACCAGCTCGCTCCACTCGGCGGCCGGACGACGCTTGTCGTTTGTCCGAATGTGCAGGATCCAGAGAATCTCGGCGGCATCCTGCGGATCTGTGCGGCATTGGGGGGCGACGCGGTGATCGTAGGCTCGGCGGCGGCTGACCCATTTTCGCGCCGCGTGTTGCGGGTTTCGATGGGAGCGGCACTGCGCGTGCCCGTGCGTCAATCGACCAATGTTGCCGAGGATTTGCGCGAGCTTGCCGGGCCGCTGGGCGTGCAGTTGGCGGCGACGGTGCTCGATCCGACGGCCGAGCCGCTTGCCCAGGCAACGCGGCCAGAACGATTTGCTCTGCTATTGGGAAGCGAGGGACACGGCCTCTCGGCCGAGTTGGTCGAATTGTGCCAGCGGAAAATCACGATTCCGATGCAAGCCGGAACGGATTCGCTGAATGTCGCCGTGACCGCGGGAATTTTGCTGCACCACTTTGCCTGCCGCGGCATCTAA
- a CDS encoding OmpA family protein, whose translation MRGVSAGCAIALLAGLIQAGCAQNPYALQSQITTLQQQQTALVQRDQEIQSRASTLDQDNQDLHTQLAQEQRQARLYQDQSVALREQLASTTALLAQSQQDKQLVERNAQAIVASTKRRAGVTITPNSSLAKNLPALNLPGVFVRQDGDVVRIEISGDQIFEPGGAQLRADSANLLDAVAAEIERTYPEQIIGIEGHTDNDPPPPPWASPHQFTMGRAMAVFDYLSTRTHLRPNQLFLVGHGANHPVVSNATLAGKARNRRIELVVYPDRIGQ comes from the coding sequence ATGCGGGGCGTTTCCGCAGGCTGCGCGATCGCTCTTCTGGCCGGCCTGATTCAGGCTGGTTGCGCTCAAAATCCATACGCCCTTCAGAGCCAAATCACGACGCTTCAGCAGCAACAGACGGCCCTGGTGCAGCGCGATCAAGAAATCCAAAGCCGCGCTAGCACTCTCGATCAAGACAACCAAGATCTGCACACGCAACTGGCCCAAGAGCAACGCCAAGCGCGGCTCTATCAGGACCAGTCCGTCGCATTGCGCGAACAGCTTGCCAGCACGACGGCCCTGTTGGCCCAGTCGCAGCAGGATAAGCAATTGGTCGAGCGCAATGCCCAAGCAATCGTCGCGTCGACGAAGCGTCGAGCCGGCGTCACGATTACGCCCAACAGCAGCCTTGCCAAAAATCTGCCGGCGTTGAATCTACCGGGCGTCTTCGTACGGCAAGATGGCGACGTGGTGCGGATCGAGATCTCGGGCGATCAGATCTTCGAGCCGGGAGGGGCCCAATTGCGAGCCGATTCCGCGAACCTGCTCGATGCCGTCGCGGCTGAGATCGAGCGAACCTATCCGGAGCAGATCATCGGCATCGAAGGACACACCGACAACGATCCACCCCCACCGCCCTGGGCTTCGCCGCATCAATTCACGATGGGACGCGCGATGGCCGTGTTCGATTATCTATCCACTCGAACCCATTTGAGACCGAACCAATTGTTCCTGGTTGGCCACGGCGCCAACCATCCGGTGGTGAGCAACGCCACCCTGGCCGGCAAGGCCCGCAACCGGCGGATCGAATTGGTCGTGTACCCCGACCGAATCGGCCAATAA
- a CDS encoding S53 family peptidase, producing MSRHSSSPTLPAQFSLPLLLAICYGPTRIRSALDSIRNGLGGRSAVPGIRAEIWGVAMRSDRKSNCQRRRLTVELLEPRNLLSAASVFPAPPAASSLVASPLAVVLGSGSAAAAKSSTATNPTVVGYTPRQILAAYGFNLLTTFSTGSGSESANGAGQTIAIVDAYNDPNIASDLAVFDATFGIAAPPSFKIVSQTGTSKLPVTNPDWDTEISLDVEWAHAIAPGANILLVETTSDRWSDLIAGVDYAKNQPGVSVVSMSWDVPEYRIEAATDSTFTTAANHPVTFVAAAGDYGSPPEYPATSANVLAVGGTTLSLSSGGSYGSETAWSDGGGGVSTVEKEPAFQDGAQATGYRSAPDVSYDANPNSGFAVYDTIDDRYGTGWEEIGGTSAGAPQWSALLAITDEGLAAAGKPALAQAQARLYTLPANAFHDVTSGNNGTYATGVGYDAVTGLGSPVANVLIEDLINGTTGSPTGVSRLRTYNFGFQGGSAAIVNYTAVGPVYGQFASTAESEPMAGSYPLLPQFLGSASASQNSASSIAKSLVASPASFPTTTPASGDDSNDTGAQSPTDTSSDGAFDSTNDSTTGSATFAMPGPVDDSPDLSKAIDRLETVPDDYIPQPPIPHWGNPQPPGDGRSQIGSDAGALV from the coding sequence ATGAGCCGCCATTCTTCCTCGCCGACGCTCCCCGCGCAGTTCAGCTTGCCGCTGCTGCTGGCGATTTGCTATGGTCCGACCCGCATTCGTTCTGCGCTCGATTCGATTCGCAACGGTCTGGGCGGACGAAGCGCAGTGCCTGGAATCAGAGCCGAAATCTGGGGAGTTGCCATGCGCTCCGATCGAAAGTCCAATTGCCAACGGCGGCGTTTAACCGTCGAATTGCTTGAGCCCCGAAACCTGCTGTCGGCCGCGTCCGTTTTTCCGGCGCCCCCCGCAGCATCATCTTTAGTAGCATCGCCGCTGGCGGTCGTGCTCGGCAGCGGCAGCGCTGCCGCTGCCAAGTCGTCAACGGCGACCAATCCGACCGTCGTCGGCTACACGCCGAGGCAGATTCTCGCCGCTTACGGATTCAACCTGTTGACGACCTTCTCGACGGGCTCCGGCTCCGAATCGGCCAATGGCGCGGGGCAAACCATCGCCATCGTCGACGCCTACAACGACCCAAACATCGCCAGCGATCTGGCAGTGTTCGATGCCACGTTCGGAATCGCCGCGCCGCCGAGTTTCAAAATCGTCAGTCAGACCGGCACGTCGAAGCTGCCGGTCACCAATCCGGATTGGGATACCGAGATTTCGCTCGACGTGGAATGGGCGCATGCGATCGCCCCCGGCGCGAATATCCTGTTGGTCGAAACGACAAGCGATCGCTGGTCGGATTTGATCGCCGGGGTGGATTACGCCAAGAATCAGCCGGGCGTGAGCGTGGTGTCGATGAGTTGGGACGTGCCCGAGTATCGGATCGAAGCGGCGACCGATTCGACGTTCACCACCGCGGCAAATCATCCGGTGACGTTTGTGGCGGCGGCCGGAGACTACGGAAGTCCGCCCGAATATCCGGCCACGTCGGCGAACGTGTTGGCCGTCGGCGGCACGACGCTTTCCTTAAGCTCCGGCGGCAGCTACGGCAGCGAAACCGCATGGAGCGATGGCGGCGGCGGAGTGAGCACCGTTGAAAAGGAGCCCGCCTTTCAAGATGGCGCCCAAGCCACCGGCTACCGCAGCGCTCCGGATGTTTCTTACGACGCGAATCCCAATTCCGGCTTCGCGGTCTACGACACGATCGACGATCGCTACGGCACCGGTTGGGAGGAAATCGGCGGCACGAGCGCCGGAGCCCCGCAATGGTCGGCTTTGCTCGCCATCACCGACGAAGGCCTTGCGGCAGCCGGCAAACCGGCCCTCGCCCAGGCCCAAGCAAGGCTCTACACGCTGCCGGCCAATGCCTTTCACGATGTCACTAGCGGCAACAATGGCACCTACGCCACGGGCGTCGGCTACGACGCAGTGACTGGTCTCGGCAGTCCGGTGGCAAACGTGTTGATCGAAGATCTCATCAACGGCACGACCGGCAGCCCGACGGGCGTGTCGCGGCTGCGAACGTACAACTTCGGCTTCCAGGGCGGGTCCGCGGCAATCGTGAATTACACCGCCGTCGGACCGGTTTACGGCCAGTTCGCTTCGACCGCCGAGTCCGAGCCGATGGCAGGAAGCTATCCGCTGTTGCCACAGTTTCTCGGATCTGCAAGCGCGTCGCAGAATAGTGCGTCCAGCATTGCCAAATCACTTGTCGCATCGCCGGCCAGCTTTCCGACGACCACACCCGCTTCGGGCGACGACTCCAACGACACCGGCGCGCAATCGCCGACGGATACTTCCAGCGATGGTGCATTCGACAGCACAAACGACAGTACAACCGGCAGTGCGACTTTCGCCATGCCTGGCCCGGTCGACGATTCGCCGGACCTCTCGAAAGCGATCGACCGGCTCGAAACAGTCCCGGACGACTACATTCCGCAGCCGCCCATTCCGCATTGGGGCAATCCGCAGCCGCCGGGCGACGGGCGTTCGCAAATCGGCAGCGATGCCGGCGCCTTGGTGTGA
- a CDS encoding DUF5009 domain-containing protein, whose product MSTAIAQPTLSARPPRVASIDAYRGLVMFLMMAEVLKLAEVSKALPASGFWAFLAHHQTHSEWIGCSLHDLIQPSFSFLVGVALPFSIASRQARGQSTLRMSLHAFWRAFILIAIGVLLRSIGKSQTYFTFEDTLSQIGLGYGFLFLLGFRPMREQWLALALILVGYWAAFALYPLPPADFDYAKVGVSSAWLEQHGLSGFAIHWNKNSNFAWAFDRWFLNLFPRKEPFVDNVGGYATLSFVPTLGTMILGLISGKVLRSERGPWQKVRWLAIAGIVSLAAGWGLGAAGICPVVKRIWTPSWTLFSGGWSFLFLAGFYCLLDIVASRRWQRAWAFPLMVVGANSIGAYCMAHLFPNFIGSALKTHLGQDFFACFGPEYEPFLLGAAVLFVEWLILLAMYRKKIFLKI is encoded by the coding sequence ATGAGCACGGCAATCGCACAACCGACGCTTTCCGCCCGACCGCCGCGTGTGGCGTCGATCGACGCATATCGCGGATTGGTGATGTTCTTGATGATGGCCGAGGTGCTAAAGTTGGCGGAAGTTTCCAAGGCCTTGCCGGCTAGCGGATTTTGGGCTTTCTTGGCACACCATCAAACCCATTCCGAATGGATCGGTTGCTCGCTGCACGATCTGATCCAGCCTTCGTTCTCGTTTCTCGTCGGCGTCGCGCTGCCGTTTTCGATTGCCAGCCGGCAGGCTCGCGGGCAATCGACGCTGCGGATGTCGCTGCACGCTTTTTGGCGGGCATTCATCCTCATCGCGATTGGCGTGTTGTTGCGCAGCATCGGCAAGTCGCAAACCTATTTCACCTTCGAAGACACGCTCAGCCAGATCGGTCTCGGCTACGGTTTTTTGTTTCTACTCGGCTTCCGGCCGATGCGCGAGCAGTGGCTGGCGCTCGCGCTGATTCTGGTCGGCTATTGGGCCGCATTCGCGCTCTATCCGCTGCCGCCCGCCGATTTTGATTACGCCAAGGTCGGCGTCTCCAGCGCGTGGCTCGAGCAACATGGCCTGTCGGGCTTCGCCATCCACTGGAACAAGAACAGCAACTTCGCTTGGGCCTTCGATCGCTGGTTTTTGAATCTCTTTCCACGCAAAGAGCCGTTTGTCGACAACGTGGGCGGCTACGCCACGCTGAGCTTCGTCCCCACGCTGGGCACGATGATCTTGGGCCTGATCTCGGGCAAGGTGCTGCGCAGCGAGCGCGGCCCCTGGCAGAAAGTGCGTTGGCTGGCGATCGCCGGCATCGTGTCGCTGGCGGCTGGTTGGGGGCTCGGAGCGGCGGGCATCTGCCCGGTTGTAAAACGCATTTGGACGCCGAGTTGGACACTGTTTAGCGGCGGCTGGAGTTTCTTGTTCCTGGCCGGCTTCTATTGCTTGCTCGACATCGTCGCTAGCCGGCGATGGCAGCGGGCCTGGGCGTTTCCGCTGATGGTCGTGGGGGCGAATTCGATCGGCGCCTACTGCATGGCGCATTTGTTTCCGAACTTCATCGGCAGCGCGTTGAAAACGCATCTCGGCCAAGACTTTTTCGCCTGCTTCGGCCCCGAATACGAACCATTCTTGTTGGGCGCGGCCGTGCTGTTCGTCGAATGGCTGATCCTGTTGGCCATGTATCGCAAGAAGATCTTTTTGAAAATCTGA
- a CDS encoding zinc ribbon domain-containing protein, giving the protein MGMAPNRSAIDSDPGQYCRIAETVLRGVQMPIYEYTCGKCGHEFELLVRDSEPPACPDCGTRKLEKRFSVPAAHTKAPASLPICERPSPGGCGLPQCGMGGCGM; this is encoded by the coding sequence ATGGGTATGGCACCCAACCGCTCCGCGATCGACAGCGATCCGGGCCAGTATTGTAGAATTGCAGAAACAGTTCTCAGAGGAGTTCAAATGCCGATCTACGAATACACCTGCGGAAAGTGCGGTCACGAATTCGAACTGCTGGTGCGCGATTCGGAGCCGCCGGCTTGTCCCGACTGCGGCACGCGCAAGCTCGAAAAACGATTCAGCGTGCCGGCGGCTCACACCAAGGCGCCGGCATCGCTGCCGATTTGCGAACGCCCGTCGCCCGGCGGCTGCGGATTGCCCCAATGCGGAATGGGCGGCTGCGGAATGTAG
- a CDS encoding DUF6800 family protein: MGGISDRKQEIKRRRHRRKKLEIVKRRLKKSTASERSLFVEKIRKMTPGCDVVVANLGLAERKS, translated from the coding sequence GTGGGTGGAATCAGCGACCGCAAGCAGGAAATCAAGCGTCGTCGTCATCGCCGCAAGAAGCTGGAGATCGTGAAGCGGCGGCTCAAGAAGTCGACCGCCTCCGAACGCTCGCTGTTCGTCGAAAAGATCCGCAAGATGACGCCTGGCTGCGATGTGGTCGTCGCCAATCTAGGCTTGGCGGAACGCAAGAGTTAA
- a CDS encoding PfkB family carbohydrate kinase, whose product MSLLVVGSVALDSVETPTRRRDNVLGGSAVFFSYAARFFSDVRLLGAVGEDWPVEHTRLLHDRGIDTAGLQVIPGGKTFRWRGKYLPNMNDRETLEVHLNVLETFDPVLSPDLRRAKFLFLANGTPTLQSKVLDQIDAPLLVVADTMDLWINVQRDELLRVMRRLNGLVLNDSEAKLLAGEENLVRAGHAVRKMGPKFVIIKKGEHGAMFFGEHDMYVLPAFPTPDVVDPTGAGDTFAGAMMGYLTERGNFNPATLKQAMAYGIVVASFTVEDFSLDRLQQISRTDINRRMTQYHQMMSF is encoded by the coding sequence ATGTCGCTGTTGGTTGTCGGCTCGGTGGCGCTCGATAGCGTCGAAACACCCACGCGCCGCCGTGACAATGTGCTCGGCGGCTCGGCGGTGTTTTTCTCTTATGCAGCGCGGTTCTTTTCCGACGTGCGGCTGCTCGGCGCGGTCGGCGAGGATTGGCCCGTCGAGCACACCCGGCTTCTCCACGACCGCGGCATCGACACGGCCGGCCTGCAAGTCATTCCCGGCGGCAAGACGTTTCGTTGGCGCGGCAAATATTTGCCGAACATGAACGATCGCGAAACGCTCGAAGTGCATCTGAATGTGCTGGAAACGTTCGATCCCGTGCTTTCGCCCGATTTGCGGCGGGCAAAATTTCTGTTCCTCGCCAATGGCACTCCGACACTTCAATCCAAAGTGCTCGATCAGATCGATGCGCCGCTGCTCGTCGTCGCCGATACGATGGATCTGTGGATCAACGTTCAGCGCGACGAATTGCTGCGCGTGATGCGGCGGCTCAATGGCCTGGTGCTCAACGATAGCGAAGCAAAGCTGCTCGCGGGCGAAGAGAATCTCGTCCGGGCCGGGCATGCGGTCCGCAAGATGGGGCCGAAGTTCGTGATCATCAAGAAGGGGGAGCACGGAGCGATGTTTTTCGGCGAGCACGATATGTACGTGCTGCCCGCGTTTCCCACGCCCGATGTCGTCGATCCGACCGGGGCCGGCGATACTTTCGCGGGGGCGATGATGGGATACCTCACCGAGCGGGGGAATTTCAATCCGGCAACCCTCAAGCAGGCCATGGCCTACGGCATCGTCGTCGCCAGCTTTACGGTCGAGGATTTCAGCCTCGACCGGCTGCAACAGATTTCGCGAACCGATATCAATCGCCGCATGACCCAATACCACCAGATGATGAGCTTTTGA
- a CDS encoding BBP7 family outer membrane beta-barrel protein, translating into MERNFLQSWLVGMAVLLGGAGVAWAQEPPPQRMPAEDNNQTGEYLQIQPIGPVQQGNVADAQFFRPPDLTNIGNYPEPNYGPFFQYERLYWSLHQPSTTVIGDPATAAGFGSVNDLDTGFMKARFVWGNRFDIGYMQDDDKGWLTSILKTNTQFNTLNSATPTTVFFIDNEPAFGGASTAQFVENSTPTYSSIIVSNTTRMTGIELMRTLRYAVSHDGGVWTFMYGARFFQLHDRYDIEAETLGGDVTVSATETLETTAAPNSYDLGINNNVVGPQIGLSWQHEDDRVVIGADLRAMIGANFQEATLFGYSGSGSTDVVTGVGAQTVGIGIPNQPLDTFHGTKDNVTFAPLGELRLNAQYKVTSNVSLTAGYTALLVTGVGRAANRLEYVLPDSGISNGADKEHFFANGINVGIEVNR; encoded by the coding sequence ATGGAACGCAACTTCTTGCAGTCGTGGTTGGTGGGCATGGCGGTGCTCTTAGGCGGAGCCGGGGTCGCTTGGGCTCAAGAGCCGCCCCCGCAGCGCATGCCGGCCGAGGATAATAACCAGACGGGCGAATATCTACAAATCCAGCCGATTGGCCCGGTGCAACAAGGGAACGTGGCCGATGCCCAATTCTTCCGTCCGCCCGATCTCACGAACATCGGCAATTATCCCGAGCCAAACTACGGGCCATTCTTTCAATACGAACGGCTCTATTGGTCGCTGCACCAGCCGTCGACGACGGTCATCGGCGACCCCGCGACGGCTGCGGGTTTCGGATCTGTGAACGACCTCGACACCGGCTTCATGAAGGCCCGCTTCGTCTGGGGCAACCGCTTCGACATCGGCTACATGCAGGATGACGACAAGGGATGGCTCACCAGCATCCTGAAGACGAATACACAGTTCAACACGCTCAATTCGGCCACGCCGACCACCGTGTTTTTCATCGACAACGAGCCTGCTTTCGGCGGGGCGTCGACGGCGCAATTCGTGGAGAACTCGACACCGACCTATTCTTCGATCATCGTCAGCAACACCACGCGCATGACCGGCATTGAATTGATGCGGACCCTTCGCTACGCGGTATCGCACGACGGCGGCGTGTGGACATTCATGTACGGTGCAAGGTTCTTCCAGCTCCACGACCGTTACGACATCGAAGCCGAAACGCTCGGTGGCGATGTAACGGTCAGCGCCACCGAAACGCTGGAAACCACCGCTGCGCCTAACTCGTACGACCTCGGCATCAACAATAACGTCGTCGGTCCGCAAATCGGATTAAGCTGGCAGCACGAAGATGATCGCGTGGTGATCGGAGCCGACTTGCGAGCGATGATCGGCGCCAACTTTCAAGAAGCGACCTTGTTCGGCTATTCCGGCAGCGGCAGCACGGATGTTGTCACGGGTGTCGGCGCGCAAACCGTCGGGATCGGCATCCCCAACCAGCCGCTCGACACGTTTCACGGCACCAAAGACAACGTGACATTCGCCCCCTTGGGTGAATTGCGGCTCAATGCCCAATACAAGGTAACGTCGAACGTGTCGCTCACCGCCGGCTACACGGCCCTGCTGGTCACCGGCGTCGGTCGGGCGGCCAATCGGCTCGAATACGTCTTGCCGGACTCCGGCATCTCGAACGGCGCCGACAAGGAACACTTCTTCGCCAACGGCATCAACGTCGGCATCGAGGTCAACCGATAG
- a CDS encoding HAD family phosphatase, with the protein MFIYFDLGNVVAFFDRQKACRQMAAVAGLEPARVEAVVFQSPLNDRYERGEISSREFYEAFCAATGTKPNYEALLVAKSDIFQINYSILPIIAALEDAGIRLGILSNTSPCHWDFLCSRGYGVLPHAFAVRALSYEIGALKPEPKIYRAAAELAGVPAREIFFCDDMPGHVAAAREAGFDAVQYTSTPELIAELRRRGLEFNF; encoded by the coding sequence ATGTTCATCTATTTCGATTTGGGCAACGTTGTTGCGTTTTTCGACCGCCAAAAGGCCTGCCGGCAGATGGCGGCCGTCGCGGGGCTCGAGCCGGCGCGCGTCGAGGCGGTGGTATTCCAGTCGCCGCTCAACGATCGCTACGAGCGTGGCGAAATCTCCAGCCGCGAGTTTTACGAAGCGTTTTGTGCCGCCACCGGCACGAAGCCGAACTACGAAGCCCTGCTGGTTGCCAAGTCCGACATTTTTCAGATCAACTATTCGATTCTGCCGATCATCGCCGCATTGGAAGATGCCGGCATCCGGCTCGGAATCCTATCGAACACCAGCCCGTGTCATTGGGATTTTCTTTGCAGCCGCGGCTACGGCGTCTTGCCCCACGCATTTGCCGTGCGGGCGTTGAGCTACGAGATTGGAGCGCTCAAGCCCGAGCCAAAGATCTACCGGGCCGCGGCGGAGTTGGCCGGAGTTCCCGCGCGCGAAATTTTCTTCTGCGACGACATGCCGGGCCACGTCGCCGCCGCGCGCGAAGCGGGCTTCGATGCCGTGCAATACACCTCGACGCCGGAATTGATCGCGGAGTTGCGCCGCCGCGGCCTGGAATTCAACTTCTAA
- the thpR gene encoding RNA 2',3'-cyclic phosphodiesterase, whose translation MSVFRTFVAVETPSEIRHRAAALLERLKASGAKVRWADTETMHWTLNFLGDVPDTEIAAVCECVTKAVAPFSPFDLEISHCGAFPSSGRPRTLWLGVGDGAAALIELQAALERDLAQLGFRPEARQFKPHLTLGRVRDGSMGLDELAELVRHHADFSAGEMYVDEIVVFSSQLERTGAVHTPLGHAPLGGPRPERKW comes from the coding sequence ATGTCCGTCTTCCGCACATTCGTGGCGGTTGAAACACCGTCGGAAATTCGCCATCGCGCCGCCGCGCTGCTCGAGCGCCTGAAGGCGAGCGGGGCCAAGGTGCGCTGGGCCGACACGGAAACAATGCACTGGACGCTGAACTTCCTGGGCGATGTGCCGGACACTGAAATCGCGGCCGTTTGCGAATGCGTGACAAAAGCAGTGGCCCCGTTCTCGCCGTTCGATTTGGAAATCTCGCATTGCGGCGCATTTCCATCGTCGGGCCGGCCGCGAACGCTCTGGCTGGGTGTCGGCGATGGAGCCGCGGCGCTCATCGAGTTGCAAGCGGCGCTCGAGCGCGACTTGGCCCAGCTTGGTTTTCGCCCCGAAGCACGGCAATTCAAGCCGCATCTGACGCTCGGCAGAGTCCGCGACGGTTCGATGGGCTTGGACGAATTGGCCGAACTGGTGCGACACCACGCCGATTTTTCTGCCGGCGAGATGTATGTCGACGAAATCGTCGTGTTTTCGAGTCAACTCGAACGCACCGGCGCCGTGCACACGCCACTCGGCCACGCGCCGCTTGGCGGCCCGCGACCGGAACGAAAGTGGTGA
- the ilvD gene encoding dihydroxy-acid dehydratase: MPNPLNKYSSRITQSKSQGGSQAMLYATGLSEADMAKAQVGIVSNWFEGNPCNMHLDKLAARVKESVVATGLVGMRFGTIGVSDGMSMGTEGMSYSLQSRDLIADSIETVVEAQWYDALVALPGCDKNMPGCLMAMGRLNRPALMVYGGTIRAGHLNGAALDIVSAFQCYGEYVAGKLDDQQRQEIVRHACPGAGACGGMYTANTMATAIEGLGMSLPYSSSTPAEDPRKMQECFAAGAAIRRLLELDLKPRDIMTRRAFENAMVLVMALGGSTNAVLHLLAMARAVEVPLELADFQRTSNRVPYLADLKPSGKYVQEDLHGIGGTPAVMKYLLEKGLLEGDCRTVTGRTVAENLAEVPGLAEGQSIIHPLEKPLKPTGHIRILHGNLAPDGAVAKITGKEGERFAGPARVFDSEEAMLAAVENHQVKKGDVVVIRFEGPKGGPGMPEMLTPTSVLMGAGLGKDVALLTDGRFSGGSHGFLVGHITPEAQEGGPLGLLRDGDPIVIDSEKNSLAVEIDAGELAARRAAWKAPPYKSKRGTLYKYIKNVRSASEGCVTDE, from the coding sequence ATGCCCAATCCATTGAACAAGTATAGTTCGCGCATCACGCAATCGAAATCGCAAGGCGGATCGCAGGCGATGCTCTATGCCACCGGCCTCAGCGAGGCCGATATGGCCAAGGCCCAGGTCGGCATCGTCAGCAATTGGTTCGAGGGCAATCCTTGCAACATGCACCTCGATAAACTCGCAGCCCGGGTGAAAGAAAGCGTCGTGGCGACCGGGCTGGTCGGCATGCGGTTTGGCACGATCGGCGTCAGCGACGGCATGTCGATGGGCACGGAGGGAATGAGCTACTCGCTCCAATCGCGCGATCTGATCGCCGACTCGATCGAAACCGTCGTCGAAGCCCAATGGTACGACGCGCTTGTGGCGCTGCCCGGCTGCGACAAGAACATGCCGGGTTGCCTGATGGCTATGGGCCGGTTGAATCGGCCGGCGTTGATGGTTTACGGCGGCACGATTCGGGCGGGCCATCTCAACGGCGCGGCCCTCGATATCGTCTCGGCGTTTCAATGTTATGGCGAATATGTCGCGGGAAAACTCGACGACCAGCAGCGACAGGAAATCGTGCGGCATGCGTGTCCCGGTGCCGGCGCGTGCGGCGGAATGTATACGGCCAACACGATGGCCACGGCCATCGAAGGCCTCGGAATGTCGTTGCCGTATAGCTCTTCGACGCCGGCCGAAGATCCGCGAAAAATGCAGGAGTGTTTCGCCGCCGGAGCGGCAATCCGCCGGCTGTTGGAATTAGACCTCAAACCGCGCGACATCATGACCCGCCGAGCGTTTGAAAACGCGATGGTGCTGGTCATGGCGCTCGGCGGTTCGACGAACGCCGTACTGCATCTGCTTGCGATGGCGCGCGCCGTCGAGGTGCCGCTCGAATTGGCCGATTTCCAGCGCACCAGCAACCGGGTTCCGTATCTGGCCGATCTGAAGCCGAGCGGGAAATATGTGCAAGAGGACCTGCACGGAATCGGCGGCACGCCGGCGGTGATGAAATATCTGCTCGAAAAGGGACTGTTGGAGGGCGATTGCCGCACCGTCACCGGTCGCACCGTCGCCGAAAATCTCGCCGAAGTGCCGGGCCTTGCCGAAGGACAATCGATCATCCATCCGCTGGAAAAACCGCTCAAGCCGACCGGCCACATCCGCATCCTGCACGGCAACCTGGCTCCCGACGGCGCGGTGGCGAAAATCACCGGCAAGGAAGGGGAACGATTCGCCGGGCCGGCCCGCGTGTTCGATTCCGAGGAAGCGATGCTCGCGGCAGTCGAAAATCATCAGGTCAAGAAAGGCGATGTGGTGGTGATCCGCTTCGAAGGACCGAAAGGGGGACCGGGCATGCCTGAGATGTTGACCCCCACGTCGGTCTTGATGGGAGCCGGCTTGGGCAAGGATGTCGCACTGCTGACCGACGGCCGATTTTCCGGCGGCTCGCATGGTTTTCTGGTCGGCCATATCACGCCCGAGGCCCAAGAAGGGGGCCCACTCGGCCTGCTGCGCGACGGCGATCCGATTGTCATCGATTCCGAAAAGAACTCGCTCGCCGTCGAAATTGACGCCGGCGAATTGGCGGCCCGCCGCGCGGCCTGGAAAGCGCCGCCCTACAAATCGAAGCGCGGCACGCTCTATAAATACATCAAAAACGTTCGCAGCGCCTCGGAAGGCTGCGTGACGGACGAGTAG